Genomic segment of Xanthobacter dioxanivorans:
TTTCCGAGGAGGAGGTGCTCGACCTCTTCCCGCGCCTGAAAGTGCGCCTCGACACGGCGGCGGACCTGCTCTCCGGCGGCGAGCAGCAGATGGTGGCGGTGGCCCGCGCGCTCATGGGCGATACCCGCGTGTTGCTGCTGGACGAGCCGTTCGAGGGCCTGTCGCCTGCGGTGACGGAAGAACTGTTCGACGCCTTCGACCGGCTGCGGCAGTCGCTGACCCTCGTCATCGTGGACCACCATCTCGACGTGGTGCTGAACCTCGCCGACCGGGCAGTGGTGCTGGAGCGTGGCGAGGTGATGCACGAGGGCCCCGCCCGGCCGCTCGCCCGCGACCTCGACCTGCGGCGCCAGGTGCTGTGGCTGTGAGGGGGCCAGACTCGCGCCACGGCCGACCGCAGCGTGAGCGGAAGGAGAGCCGGGGGCCCAGCGCACGAGTTCGCCGAAGGCGGCTCCGGCTCCTGCGACGGCGGGCATTGCCGGCTTCGCCGACTTTTCCCCTGGGCCCCGGATCGGCGCTCCACCTGCGGTGTCGCTGGTCCGGGGCACGGGCTCATTCGACCTAAAGAGGCTTCCATGACCAAGATCGCCATCATCGGCTCAGGCTTCATCGGCCGGGCCTGGGCCATCACCTTCGCCCGCGCCGGCTTCGACGTGGCGCTGGCCGACAAGGCCGAGGGAGCTCCGGACGCCGCGCTCACCTATATCGAGGGGGTGCTGCCGGACCTTGCCGCCAACGACCTCCTCGGCGGCGCCACGCCCGAGGCGGTGCGCGCGCGCCTCTCGGCCGCCCGTTCCTATGCCGAGGCGCTGGAGGGCGCGGCCCACGCGCAGGAGAACGCGCCGGAAGACCTCGCCCTCAAGCAGGCGCTCTATGCCGAGCTCGACGCCCTGGCGGCGCCGGAGACGGTTCTGGCCTCCTCCACCTCGGCCATCCTGCCTTCGCTCTTTTCCGAGCATCTGAAGCACCGCGAGCGGGTGTGCGTGTGCCACCCCATCAACCCGCCCTACCTCATCCCGGCGGTGGAGGTGGTGCCCGCCCCCTGGACCAGCGCCGCCACCATGGCGCGCGCCGCGGATCTCATGCGCGCCGCGGGCCAGTCGCCGATCGTGATGAAGCGCGAGCTGGACGGCTTCGTCATGAACCGCATGCAGGGCGCGCTGCTGGAAGAGGCCTTCCGGCTGGTGGCCGACGGCTATGCCAGTGTGGAGGACGTGGACATCGGCATCCGCGAGGGGCTGGCGCTGCGCTGGTCGTTCATGGGGCCGTTCGAGACCATCGACCTCAACGCGCCGGGCGGTGTCGCCGACTATGTGGCGCGCTACCAGCAGATCTACGCGCGCATCTCGCCCGACCAGTGGCGCCGTGCCGACTGGGCCGGGCCGGTGCTCGACACCGTGCTTGCCGAGCGCCGCGCGCGCCTGCCGCAAGACCAGCTCCAGGCGCGCCAGGTGTGGCGCGACCGCCGCCTCATGGCCCTCGCCGCCCACAAGCGCAAGGCCGCCAAGGATATCGGCGCCTGAGGCGCCCCCATTCCGTTCCAACTCCGCAAAAAGGCAAAACGACCATGGCCGAACCCGCGCGTCCCGCGAAATCCTCCAAGAAAGTGATCATCACCTGCGCCGTGACGGGTGCCATCCACACGCCCACCATGTCGCCTTATCTTCCGATCACGCCGGACGAGATCGTCACCGACGCGCTGGCGGCGGCGGAGGCGGGTGCGGCGATCCTGCACCTGCATGCGCGCAACCCGGAGACCGGCCAGCCGGACCAGCGTCCGGAGGCGTTCGCGCCGTTTCTGCCGCGGATCAAGCAGGCGACCAACGCGGTGATCAACATCACCTCGGGCGGCAGCCCGTACATGAAGGTGGAGGAGCGGGTTCTGCCGGCGGCCACCTTCAAGCCGGAAGTGGCCTCGCTCAACATGGGCTCGATGAATTTCGGGCTGTACCACCTGCTCGACAAGTACAAGGAGTTCAAGTTCGACTGGGAGCGCACGCACCTGGAGAACACGCGCGACCTGGTGTTCCGCAATACGTTCAAGGATATCGAGTACATCCTGAACACCTGCTACGACAACGGCACGCGGTTCGAGTTCGAGTGCTACGACATTGGCCACCTCTACAACCTCGCCCACTTCCTCGATCGGGGGCTGGTGAAGGCGCCGTTGTTCGTGCAGTCGGTGTTCGGGCTCCTGGGGGGCATCGGGCCGCATCCGGAAGACGTGATGCACATGAAGCGGACCTGCGACCGGCTGTTCGGCGACCAGTATCGGTGGTCGGTGCTGGGGGCGGGGCGGAACCAGCTGCCGATCGCCGCCATGGCCGCGTCCATGGGCGGCAACATCCGGGTGGGGCTGGAGGATTCCCTGTGGGCCGGGCCGGGCAAGCTGGCCACCTCCAACGCCGACCAGGTGAAGCTGGCGCGCAAGATCATCGAGGGCCTGGGCCTCGACATCGCGACGCCGGACGAGGCGCGCGAGATCCTCGATCTCAAGGGCGCCGACAAGACCAATATCTGAAAGCGCATTCCGGCATGGACCCGGCGGAGGCTCATCGCCTCCGCCGGGCGCCTTTTTCACCGTCATGGCCGGGACAAGGCCGGGCATGAGGGATGCTCAGGTCCCCGCGTGGCGGGCTCACGCGTGGTGATCGAACCGGGTGAGATCGAAGCCGGCCACGTCCTTCAGCAATTCCACGAAGGCGCGGGCACCGAACTCCGCCGCCGCCTCGCCCTTCAGCGCGGTGGCGCCGCGGGCATCGCCCATGGCGCCGTCGTGGGAGAGGTCCTCCGCGAGCCACCCGAAGCCCACGGGATGGTTGGCGCGCAGCCGCGCGAACTCGCTCTCCATGGCGATGGAATAGGGCGTGAACTCGCCGGCATGGGTCATGTCCACCAGCTCGGGCCGGAAGGCGAGCATCAGCGAGGTCTCGATCTCGCCGCCGTGGATGCCGTGGGCGCGCTCATGGTCGGCGAACAGGCCCACCGGATAGCCGAAGCGGTGCATGGAGCAGGTGACCGCCAGCATGCGATGCTCCACGCGCAGGGTGCGGGCCACGAGGTCGATCACCGGCACGTTGCCCCCGTGGGTGTTCAGGATGACGAGCCGCCGCACCCCGGCGCGGGCAAGGCTCCGGCCGATTTCCACCCAGGCGGCGATGGCGGTGGCCGGGGCCAGCGTGAGCGTACCGGCGAAGGTGATGTGCTCGTCCGATTTTCCCACGGCCTGTACCGGAAGGAAGGCGGCGTCCACCTCGCGCGGAACCATGGTGGAGATGCGCTCCACATAGCCCTCGGCGATGAAGAGGTCGGTCCCGAGCGGCAGGTGCGGACCGTGCTGCTCGACGGCGGCGACGGGCAGGACGGCGACGAGGCGGTTCTTGTCGATGGCGGCGACGGCTGGTGAGGAAAGTTCTGCCCACTTGAGAAACACCGCCGCCCCCTTTTTCGCCCAGCTCCGGCCGCCCGCGACCATTCGTCCATGGGGCCGAATAGCTGCGCCAAGTCAAGGGGGTGTCCAAGGGGGGTGTCCAAGGGGGACCCAGGGAAAGGGGTCCCCGGCGGGCTCCTCCGGTGCCGGGGAGCGCGCGGCCCGGGAACAAACCCGGACGATGGCCGGCGCAGCGATTCGCTCGCCTTTTGTTGCGCCCCCGTTCCGCCGCACGGGCCGGGCATGTTCCAGTTCGGGACAGCCGGGGGCCGGGCGAACGGGAGGCGAACGGGGCCCGGCCACCGATTCGCGCTGCTTTCGTTCGCGAAAGGTTCGCTCCGGTCCTTTCGTTCTGCCATTCCCGTCCCGATATGATACGGACCTTCCGAACACCGAGCGGACCTGCGCGAGAGCTGATGGACGACGTCACCCGATGGCCCGTGTTGCCGCGCACCCTGAGGGCGCGGGGGGTGAGCGCGGTCCTGGGCCCCACCAATACGGGCAAGACCCACCTCGCCATCGAGCGGATGCTGGGCCACGAGAGCGGCATCATCGGCCTGCCGCTGCGCCTGCTCGCCCGCGAGGTCTACCAGCGCATCGTCGAGCGGGTGGGGGCGGGCAAGGTCGCCCTCATCACCGGCGAGGAGAAGATCAAGCCGAAGGATGCCCGCTACTGGGTGTCCACGGTGGAGGCCATGCCGCGCGATCTCGACGTGGCGTTCGTCGCCATCGACGAGATCCAGCTCGCCACCGACCTCGACCGCGGCCACGTCTTCACCGACCGCATACTGAACCGCCGGGGCCGCCACGAGACGCTGCTGCTGGGCTCGGCCACCATGCGTCCGCTGGTGGAAAAGCTGCTGCCCGGTGTGAACGTGGTGGTGCGCCCGCGCCTCTCCACCCTCACCTTCGCCGGGGAGAAGAAGATTTCCCGCCTGCCCCGGCGCTCGGCCATCGTCGCCTTCTCGGCGGAGGAGGTCTATTCCATCGCCGAATTCATCCGCCGCCAGCGCGGCGGGGCGGCGGTGGTGATGGGCGCCCTCTCGCCGCGCACCCGCAATGCCCAGGTGGAGCTGTACCAGAGCGGCGACGTGGACTACCTGGTGGCCACCGATGCCATCGGCATGGGCCTCAACCTCGACGTGGACCATGTGGCCTTTGCCTCGGACCGCAAGTTCGACGGGTGGCAGTTCAGAAAGCTCAACCCGTCCGAGATGGCGCAGATCGCCGGCCGCGCCGGGCGCGCGACGCGGGACGGCACCTTCGGCACCACCGGCCGCTGTCCGCCCTTCGAGGAGGAACTTGTCGGCCGGCTCGAGGAGCATGTGTTCGACACCGCAAAGGTGTTGCAATGGCGCAACGCTGTCCCGGATTTCCGCTCCGTCACCGCTCTCATCGCCAGTCTCGCCCAGCCGCCGCGCGAGGAGGGGCTGGCCCGCGCACCCACCGCCGACGACGTGGCCGTGCTCGAAATCATGAGCCGGGACACCGAGGTAGCCCGGCGTCTCACCACGTCCGCCGAGGTGGAGCGGCTATGGGAAGCGTGCCAGGTTCCCGATTATCGCAAGGTCTCGCCGGGGGCCCATGCGGACCTCGTCAACACGCTTTTCGGGCACCTGAGCGGGGGCGGGCGCATCCCCGACGCGTGGTTCGCGCGTCAAATCGCCTTGACCGATCGCGCAGAAGGCGACATCGACACGTTGTCGAACCGGATCGCGCAGGTTAGGACCCTGACCTTCGTCGCCAACCGGCCCGACTGGCTGAAGGATCCGGAGCACTGGCAAGGCGTCACGAGAGGGGTCGAAGACAAGCTGTCGGACGCACTGCACGAAAGGCTGGCGCAGCGTTTCGTGGACCGGCGGACCAGCGTGCTCATGCGGCGCTTGCGAGAGAACACGATGCTCGAAACTGAAATCAGCAAGACCGGTGACGTTACCGTCGAAGGCCATGTCATCGGCCATCTCCACGGCTTCCAGTTCGCTCCCGACCCGGCAGCGGGCGGTGAGGAGGCCAAGGCCCTGCGCGCCGCCGCCCAGAAGGCGCTGGCGGGCGAGATCGAGCAGCGCGCCACCCGCCTGTCCCAGGCGGTGGACGAAGCCTTCGTGCTCACCTTCGACGGCACCATCCGCTGGACCGGCGAGGCCGTGGCCAAGCTGATCCCCGGCGACGAGGTGCTGAAGCCGCGCTTCAAGATCATCGCCGACGAGCACCTGACCGGCCCGGTCCGCGACCAGGTGGACGCGCGCATCGCCCTGTGGCTGTCCGCTCACATCGAGAAGCTGCTCGGGCCGCTGATGAAGGTCGGCACGGCGGAGGACATCACCGGCATCGCCCGCGGCATCGCCTTCCAGATCGTCGAGAGCCTCGGCGTGCTGGAGCGGGCCCGCGTCGCCGAGGAGGTGAAGGGCCTCGACCAGGCCGCCCGCGCCACCCTGCGCGGCTACGGCGTGCGCTTCGGTGCCCACCACATCTACCTGCCGGCATTGCTGAAGCCCGCCCCGCGCTCGCTCGCGGCCGAGCTCTACGCGCTCAAGCATGGCGGCCTCGCCCAGAAGGGGCTCGACGAGCTGCCGCATCTGGCGGCGTCCGGGCGCACGTCCATTCCCGTGGACCACGAGATCCAGAAGGGCCTCTACCGGGCCGTGGGCTTCCGCGTGTGCGGCGAGCGGGCGGTGCGCGTGGACATCCTGGAGCGTCTCGCCGACCTCATCCGCCCGGCTTTGGCCTGGCGGCCCAACTCGCCCGGCCCCAAGCCGGCGGGTGCCGTGGACGGGCGCGGCTTCACCGTGACCGTGGGCATGACCTCGCTCGCCGGCTGCTCGGGGGAGGATTTCGCCTCCATCCTGAAGTCGCTCGGCTACCGCATGGAGCGCCGCCTGCCGCCCCCGCCGGAGCCCGAGGCGCCGGCTGCGTCGGCCGTCCCCGCGTCGGCCGAATTGGTGCCGGCGGAGTTCGCGCCTCTGCCGGAAGGCGCCATCGAGGCCGACCTGCTGTTCGATTCGCCGTCGGCTGAGCCGGCGCCCGTGGCGTTGGAGCCGGCGGAGGCGATCTCCGCCGACGTCGCTCCGGTCGAGGCCGGCCCCGCCGAGCCGGAGGCCGCGATTCCTGACGTCGAGGTCGCCGAGGTCGAGGTCGCCGAGGCCGAACCGTCCGAGCCGGCGGCCGAGCCCGAGGAGGTGGATGCGCCCGCCGCCGACGAGATCGAGGCGGAGGCCGCCATTGCCGTGCTCGACGAGACCGGCGACCCCACCACCGCCGAGGTGGCGGCCGAGGTGGATGTGCCCGCCGCCCCCGGCGGCCCCGAGGCCGTGGAAGGCGCTCCGGCCGAACCCGAGATGATCGAGGTCTGGCGTCCTGGCCGTCCGCCCGGCGCGCCGCGCCGCGAGCGCCAGCCCGGCGAGGGCCGGCGCTTCGAGCGCAAGGACGGTGAGCGCAAGGAGGGTGGGCCTCGTGGCGAGCGACGCGAGGGCCGTCCGCCCCATCGCCGCCCGGAACAGGCTCCTGCTGCGGCGGCCGGCGCGCCGGCCGCCGAGGGCGAGCGCGCTCCGCGCCCGCCACGCGGCGACCGTCCTTCCTTCCGCGGCCCGCGGGAGGGAGAGGGCAATCGTGGCCCGCGTCCCGAGCATCGCCCCGAGCATCGCCCGGCGCACCAGGAGCGTCGGCGCGACAAGCCGGCGGACCCCGACAGCCCCTTCGCCGCGCTTGCCGCCCTCAAGGCGCGCATGGAGGCGGAGAAGAAGGGCGGCTGAGCATGGCGGATCCAGCGGACCGGCAGAGGGTCGACCGCTGGATCTGGCACGCCCGTGTGGTGCGCACCCGGGAAGCGGCGGCGGAACTGGTGCGCGCGGGCCACGTGCGGCTCGACGGGGCGCGGGTGACGAGCCCGTCGCATCCGGTGAAGACGGGCCAGGTGCTGACCGTCGCCCTCGACCGCCAGGTGCGGCTTCTGCGGGTGGTCGGCTTTTCCGAGCGGCGTGGGAGTGCTACATCAGCCAGCGCACTTTTTGAAGAAATCACAGAGGTTTGATGCTGAATTGGCGCCGCGTCCCTGCGCGCCCTTGCACCCAGCGTCCCTCTGCGCTACCCGAGCGCCTCGAAAGGGATCCATCATGACTTACGTCGTCACCGAGAACTGCATCCGCTGCAAGTACATGGATTGCGTGTCCGTGTGCCCGGTGGACTGCTTCTACGAGGGCGAGAACATGCTCGTCATCCATCCCGACGAGTGCATCGACTGCGGGGTCTGCGAGCCGGAATGCCCGGCCGAGGCGATCAAGCCGGATGCCGAGCCGGGGCTGGAGAAGTGGCTCGCGCTGAATGCGGAATATGCCAAGGTGTGGCCGAACATCACCCTGAAGCGCGATCCGCCGCCGGACGCGAAGGAGTGGGACGGCAAGCCCGGCAAGGAAGAGCAGTTCTCCGCCGAGCCCGGCCAGGGCGACTGAGCGGCCCGCCGCCGCCGTCAGCCGGCGGCCCTTGCCCGCGCCCCTGCATCCGCGAACGGACGGGCGGCGGGGTGGGGCGCCGGCAGCACGAACACATTCCGGGCGAGGGCGCGCGGCAGGGGGCCGGTCAACTCGATCCTGACGCCCTGGGGGACATGGCGGACCGCACCCGCTCGGTGTCCGCTCTCGAAGGCGGCGAAGCGTTCGGCGGCCTCGCGATCCCTGAAGACGCCGCCGATGAGGCCCTGTTCGTCCCGCACGATCCAGCGGCCGCTGCGATCCTGCCCGACGATGAAGTCGGGCAGGATGCATCGGTGGGGGTCGTCCGCGGAAGCTGGCCGGATGATCGTCATCTTGTGATCCTCTCTCTGAGTCCTGCCCGGTTCCTGGCATGCGCCGCGCGCCGGGGGTGGGATGGGACGCGGGCCGCCGAGCCTGCTTCAGCCGAAGTCGGCGGGCCGCTTGCGCCACCCCGAAGTCTTCAATGGAAAAACGCCACGGCCCTCAGGGCGATGGCGAGCGCCACCATGACGGCGAGGAGGCCGATCTCCGGCAGGAAGCGCCGGATCGCCCCCGTCCGCCGCACCGGCCGAGGCGCGGATTGCGCCGGGTCGGAGGTGGAGGCGAGGGGGGTAGCACTGTTTCGGTTCATGGATGTGTCCGTTCGAACACCTTGTTTCGTTCGGTAAATCTAGATGGCGACAGATAAGTAATCGATACGTCCGCGTGGTCGTTCGTATAAAATCTCGCATATATATGCGGTTTTATTTTTGAGCGGCGCTTTCACTATGGAATCTTTATTTGACCTTCTTCGGGTCACAGGGCCAGGATCCGCGCTGGTCTTCCCAGGGAGCGTCAGATGCAATCGAGCCGGAGACGCCGCTTTCACGGCACAGGTCCGATTGCGGGCTTCGCCAGGGTCGCGCCTTTCCCCGCGCTCGTCCGGCCCGTCACGCCGTCGCGGGGCGGGGTGCCGGCGC
This window contains:
- a CDS encoding 3-hydroxyacyl-CoA dehydrogenase; translation: MTKIAIIGSGFIGRAWAITFARAGFDVALADKAEGAPDAALTYIEGVLPDLAANDLLGGATPEAVRARLSAARSYAEALEGAAHAQENAPEDLALKQALYAELDALAAPETVLASSTSAILPSLFSEHLKHRERVCVCHPINPPYLIPAVEVVPAPWTSAATMARAADLMRAAGQSPIVMKRELDGFVMNRMQGALLEEAFRLVADGYASVEDVDIGIREGLALRWSFMGPFETIDLNAPGGVADYVARYQQIYARISPDQWRRADWAGPVLDTVLAERRARLPQDQLQARQVWRDRRLMALAAHKRKAAKDIGA
- a CDS encoding BKACE family enzyme, producing MAEPARPAKSSKKVIITCAVTGAIHTPTMSPYLPITPDEIVTDALAAAEAGAAILHLHARNPETGQPDQRPEAFAPFLPRIKQATNAVINITSGGSPYMKVEERVLPAATFKPEVASLNMGSMNFGLYHLLDKYKEFKFDWERTHLENTRDLVFRNTFKDIEYILNTCYDNGTRFEFECYDIGHLYNLAHFLDRGLVKAPLFVQSVFGLLGGIGPHPEDVMHMKRTCDRLFGDQYRWSVLGAGRNQLPIAAMAASMGGNIRVGLEDSLWAGPGKLATSNADQVKLARKIIEGLGLDIATPDEAREILDLKGADKTNI
- a CDS encoding creatininase family protein, whose amino-acid sequence is MFLKWAELSSPAVAAIDKNRLVAVLPVAAVEQHGPHLPLGTDLFIAEGYVERISTMVPREVDAAFLPVQAVGKSDEHITFAGTLTLAPATAIAAWVEIGRSLARAGVRRLVILNTHGGNVPVIDLVARTLRVEHRMLAVTCSMHRFGYPVGLFADHERAHGIHGGEIETSLMLAFRPELVDMTHAGEFTPYSIAMESEFARLRANHPVGFGWLAEDLSHDGAMGDARGATALKGEAAAEFGARAFVELLKDVAGFDLTRFDHHA
- a CDS encoding helicase-related protein, coding for MDDVTRWPVLPRTLRARGVSAVLGPTNTGKTHLAIERMLGHESGIIGLPLRLLAREVYQRIVERVGAGKVALITGEEKIKPKDARYWVSTVEAMPRDLDVAFVAIDEIQLATDLDRGHVFTDRILNRRGRHETLLLGSATMRPLVEKLLPGVNVVVRPRLSTLTFAGEKKISRLPRRSAIVAFSAEEVYSIAEFIRRQRGGAAVVMGALSPRTRNAQVELYQSGDVDYLVATDAIGMGLNLDVDHVAFASDRKFDGWQFRKLNPSEMAQIAGRAGRATRDGTFGTTGRCPPFEEELVGRLEEHVFDTAKVLQWRNAVPDFRSVTALIASLAQPPREEGLARAPTADDVAVLEIMSRDTEVARRLTTSAEVERLWEACQVPDYRKVSPGAHADLVNTLFGHLSGGGRIPDAWFARQIALTDRAEGDIDTLSNRIAQVRTLTFVANRPDWLKDPEHWQGVTRGVEDKLSDALHERLAQRFVDRRTSVLMRRLRENTMLETEISKTGDVTVEGHVIGHLHGFQFAPDPAAGGEEAKALRAAAQKALAGEIEQRATRLSQAVDEAFVLTFDGTIRWTGEAVAKLIPGDEVLKPRFKIIADEHLTGPVRDQVDARIALWLSAHIEKLLGPLMKVGTAEDITGIARGIAFQIVESLGVLERARVAEEVKGLDQAARATLRGYGVRFGAHHIYLPALLKPAPRSLAAELYALKHGGLAQKGLDELPHLAASGRTSIPVDHEIQKGLYRAVGFRVCGERAVRVDILERLADLIRPALAWRPNSPGPKPAGAVDGRGFTVTVGMTSLAGCSGEDFASILKSLGYRMERRLPPPPEPEAPAASAVPASAELVPAEFAPLPEGAIEADLLFDSPSAEPAPVALEPAEAISADVAPVEAGPAEPEAAIPDVEVAEVEVAEAEPSEPAAEPEEVDAPAADEIEAEAAIAVLDETGDPTTAEVAAEVDVPAAPGGPEAVEGAPAEPEMIEVWRPGRPPGAPRRERQPGEGRRFERKDGERKEGGPRGERREGRPPHRRPEQAPAAAAGAPAAEGERAPRPPRGDRPSFRGPREGEGNRGPRPEHRPEHRPAHQERRRDKPADPDSPFAALAALKARMEAEKKGG
- a CDS encoding RNA-binding S4 domain-containing protein, whose amino-acid sequence is MADPADRQRVDRWIWHARVVRTREAAAELVRAGHVRLDGARVTSPSHPVKTGQVLTVALDRQVRLLRVVGFSERRGSATSASALFEEITEV
- the fdxA gene encoding ferredoxin FdxA; the protein is MTYVVTENCIRCKYMDCVSVCPVDCFYEGENMLVIHPDECIDCGVCEPECPAEAIKPDAEPGLEKWLALNAEYAKVWPNITLKRDPPPDAKEWDGKPGKEEQFSAEPGQGD